The following are from one region of the Gossypium hirsutum isolate 1008001.06 chromosome D03, Gossypium_hirsutum_v2.1, whole genome shotgun sequence genome:
- the LOC107932303 gene encoding nudix hydrolase 8 isoform X4, giving the protein MECSCSSLLSSNSMETIYSTQFSSFKPLFDLKSIPKLTSFKGISAKASYDTCVRKKGLSSIDEQKLGAADLVYHVNGKINPSYLTRDLRILDGFDDEYGGVIVDSERLPANPNVFASMLRFSVSHWKAKEKKGIWLKLPVEKSDLVPVAVKQGFEYHHAEKGYVMLTYWLPEGPSMLPANASHQVGVGGFVVNDKNEVLVVQEKHCAPSFVGLWKIPTGFIDESEEIYAGAVREVKEETGIDTEFLEVVAFRHVHNVAFEKSDLFFICMLKPLSTRIIVDVHEIQAAKLG; this is encoded by the exons ATGGAGTGTAGCTGCAGCAGCCTTTTGAGTTCAAACTCCATGGAAACCATATATTCAACCCAGTTTTCAAGTTTCAAGCCATTGTTTGATCTTAAATCCATCCCAAAGTTGACTTCTTTCAAAg GCATATCTGCAAAGGCTTCTTATGATACATGTGTGCGAAAGAAAGGTTTGAGCTCCATTGATGAACAAAAACTTGGAGCTGCAGATTTGGTGTATCATGTTAATGGAAAGATCAATCCAAGTTATTTGACGAGAGATTTGAGGATATTAGATGGTTTTGATGATGAATATGGGGGTGTTATTGTTGATTCCGAGAGATTACCAGCTAATCCTAATGTTTTTGCTTCCATGCTTCGTTTTTCTGTTTCTCATTGGAAGGCTAAG GAAAAGAAGGGAATTTGGCTTAAGTTGCCGGTGGAAAAATCAGATCTTGTACCAGTTGCAGTCAAG CAAGGATTTGAATATCACCATGCAGAGAAAGGGTATGTAATGTTGACATATTGGCTGCCTGAAGGACCTAGCATGCTACCTGCTAATGCTTCACATCAAGTAGGGGTTGGTGGATTTGTAGTTAATGATAAAAATGAG GTCCTTGTTGTTCAAGAGAAACACTGCGCTCCATCATTTGTTGGCCTTTGGAAAATACCGACAGGTTTCATAGACGAG TCAGAGGAGATTTATGCAGGAGCAGTAAGAGAAGTCAAGGAAGAAACAGGG ATTGATACTGAGTTTCTGGAAGTAGTAGCATTCAG GCATGTTCATAATGTGGCCTTTGAAAAATCAGATTTGTTCTTCATCTGCATGTTGAAGCCTCTATCAACTCGGATTATTGTCGATGTTCATGAAATTCAAGCAGCCAAG ttAGGCTAG
- the LOC107932303 gene encoding nudix hydrolase 8 isoform X7, with translation MECSCSSLLSSNSMETIYSTQFSSFKPLFDLKSIPKLTSFKGISAKASYDTCVRKKGLSSIDEQKLGAADLVYHVNGKINPSYLTRDLRILDGFDDEYGGVIVDSERLPANPNVFASMLRFSVSHWKAKEKKGIWLKLPVEKSDLVPVAVKSEEIYAGAVREVKEETGIDTEFLEVVAFRHVHNVAFEKSDLFFICMLKPLSTRIIVDVHEIQAAKGCVITNLGYQCMQWMPLIEFVENLSNKILCLRK, from the exons ATGGAGTGTAGCTGCAGCAGCCTTTTGAGTTCAAACTCCATGGAAACCATATATTCAACCCAGTTTTCAAGTTTCAAGCCATTGTTTGATCTTAAATCCATCCCAAAGTTGACTTCTTTCAAAg GCATATCTGCAAAGGCTTCTTATGATACATGTGTGCGAAAGAAAGGTTTGAGCTCCATTGATGAACAAAAACTTGGAGCTGCAGATTTGGTGTATCATGTTAATGGAAAGATCAATCCAAGTTATTTGACGAGAGATTTGAGGATATTAGATGGTTTTGATGATGAATATGGGGGTGTTATTGTTGATTCCGAGAGATTACCAGCTAATCCTAATGTTTTTGCTTCCATGCTTCGTTTTTCTGTTTCTCATTGGAAGGCTAAG GAAAAGAAGGGAATTTGGCTTAAGTTGCCGGTGGAAAAATCAGATCTTGTACCAGTTGCAGTCAAG TCAGAGGAGATTTATGCAGGAGCAGTAAGAGAAGTCAAGGAAGAAACAGGG ATTGATACTGAGTTTCTGGAAGTAGTAGCATTCAG GCATGTTCATAATGTGGCCTTTGAAAAATCAGATTTGTTCTTCATCTGCATGTTGAAGCCTCTATCAACTCGGATTATTGTCGATGTTCATGAAATTCAAGCAGCCAAG GGATGTGTGATTACTAATTTGGGATACCAATGCATGCAGTGGATGCCACTAATTGAGTTTGTGGAGAATTTATCCAACAAGATTCTATGTTTAAGAAAGTGA
- the LOC107932303 gene encoding nudix hydrolase 8 isoform X1 — protein MECSCSSLLSSNSMETIYSTQFSSFKPLFDLKSIPKLTSFKGISAKASYDTCVRKKGLSSIDEQKLGAADLVYHVNGKINPSYLTRDLRILDGFDDEYGGVIVDSERLPANPNVFASMLRFSVSHWKAKEKKGIWLKLPVEKSDLVPVAVKQGFEYHHAEKGYVMLTYWLPEGPSMLPANASHQVGVGGFVVNDKNEVLVVQEKHCAPSFVGLWKIPTGFIDESEEIYAGAVREVKEETGIDTEFLEVVAFRHVHNVAFEKSDLFFICMLKPLSTRIIVDVHEIQAAKGCVITNLGYQCMQWMPLIEFVENLSNKILCLRK, from the exons ATGGAGTGTAGCTGCAGCAGCCTTTTGAGTTCAAACTCCATGGAAACCATATATTCAACCCAGTTTTCAAGTTTCAAGCCATTGTTTGATCTTAAATCCATCCCAAAGTTGACTTCTTTCAAAg GCATATCTGCAAAGGCTTCTTATGATACATGTGTGCGAAAGAAAGGTTTGAGCTCCATTGATGAACAAAAACTTGGAGCTGCAGATTTGGTGTATCATGTTAATGGAAAGATCAATCCAAGTTATTTGACGAGAGATTTGAGGATATTAGATGGTTTTGATGATGAATATGGGGGTGTTATTGTTGATTCCGAGAGATTACCAGCTAATCCTAATGTTTTTGCTTCCATGCTTCGTTTTTCTGTTTCTCATTGGAAGGCTAAG GAAAAGAAGGGAATTTGGCTTAAGTTGCCGGTGGAAAAATCAGATCTTGTACCAGTTGCAGTCAAG CAAGGATTTGAATATCACCATGCAGAGAAAGGGTATGTAATGTTGACATATTGGCTGCCTGAAGGACCTAGCATGCTACCTGCTAATGCTTCACATCAAGTAGGGGTTGGTGGATTTGTAGTTAATGATAAAAATGAG GTCCTTGTTGTTCAAGAGAAACACTGCGCTCCATCATTTGTTGGCCTTTGGAAAATACCGACAGGTTTCATAGACGAG TCAGAGGAGATTTATGCAGGAGCAGTAAGAGAAGTCAAGGAAGAAACAGGG ATTGATACTGAGTTTCTGGAAGTAGTAGCATTCAG GCATGTTCATAATGTGGCCTTTGAAAAATCAGATTTGTTCTTCATCTGCATGTTGAAGCCTCTATCAACTCGGATTATTGTCGATGTTCATGAAATTCAAGCAGCCAAG GGATGTGTGATTACTAATTTGGGATACCAATGCATGCAGTGGATGCCACTAATTGAGTTTGTGGAGAATTTATCCAACAAGATTCTATGTTTAAGAAAGTGA
- the LOC107932303 gene encoding nudix hydrolase 8 isoform X5, with protein sequence MECSCSSLLSSNSMETIYSTQFSSFKPLFDLKSIPKLTSFKGISAKASYDTCVRKKGLSSIDEQKLGAADLVYHVNGKINPSYLTRDLRILDGFDDEYGGVIVDSERLPANPNVFASMLRFSVSHWKAKEKKGIWLKLPVEKSDLVPVAVKQGFEYHHAEKGYVMLTYWLPEGPSMLPANASHQVGVGGFVVNDKNESEEIYAGAVREVKEETGIDTEFLEVVAFRHVHNVAFEKSDLFFICMLKPLSTRIIVDVHEIQAAKWMPLIEFVENLSNKILCLRK encoded by the exons ATGGAGTGTAGCTGCAGCAGCCTTTTGAGTTCAAACTCCATGGAAACCATATATTCAACCCAGTTTTCAAGTTTCAAGCCATTGTTTGATCTTAAATCCATCCCAAAGTTGACTTCTTTCAAAg GCATATCTGCAAAGGCTTCTTATGATACATGTGTGCGAAAGAAAGGTTTGAGCTCCATTGATGAACAAAAACTTGGAGCTGCAGATTTGGTGTATCATGTTAATGGAAAGATCAATCCAAGTTATTTGACGAGAGATTTGAGGATATTAGATGGTTTTGATGATGAATATGGGGGTGTTATTGTTGATTCCGAGAGATTACCAGCTAATCCTAATGTTTTTGCTTCCATGCTTCGTTTTTCTGTTTCTCATTGGAAGGCTAAG GAAAAGAAGGGAATTTGGCTTAAGTTGCCGGTGGAAAAATCAGATCTTGTACCAGTTGCAGTCAAG CAAGGATTTGAATATCACCATGCAGAGAAAGGGTATGTAATGTTGACATATTGGCTGCCTGAAGGACCTAGCATGCTACCTGCTAATGCTTCACATCAAGTAGGGGTTGGTGGATTTGTAGTTAATGATAAAAATGAG TCAGAGGAGATTTATGCAGGAGCAGTAAGAGAAGTCAAGGAAGAAACAGGG ATTGATACTGAGTTTCTGGAAGTAGTAGCATTCAG GCATGTTCATAATGTGGCCTTTGAAAAATCAGATTTGTTCTTCATCTGCATGTTGAAGCCTCTATCAACTCGGATTATTGTCGATGTTCATGAAATTCAAGCAGCCAAG TGGATGCCACTAATTGAGTTTGTGGAGAATTTATCCAACAAGATTCTATGTTTAAGAAAGTGA
- the LOC107932303 gene encoding nudix hydrolase 8 isoform X3: MECSCSSLLSSNSMETIYSTQFSSFKPLFDLKSIPKLTSFKGISAKASYDTCVRKKGLSSIDEQKLGAADLVYHVNGKINPSYLTRDLRILDGFDDEYGGVIVDSERLPANPNVFASMLRFSVSHWKAKEKKGIWLKLPVEKSDLVPVAVKQGFEYHHAEKGYVMLTYWLPEGPSMLPANASHQVGVGGFVVNDKNESEEIYAGAVREVKEETGIDTEFLEVVAFRHVHNVAFEKSDLFFICMLKPLSTRIIVDVHEIQAAKGCVITNLGYQCMQWMPLIEFVENLSNKILCLRK; encoded by the exons ATGGAGTGTAGCTGCAGCAGCCTTTTGAGTTCAAACTCCATGGAAACCATATATTCAACCCAGTTTTCAAGTTTCAAGCCATTGTTTGATCTTAAATCCATCCCAAAGTTGACTTCTTTCAAAg GCATATCTGCAAAGGCTTCTTATGATACATGTGTGCGAAAGAAAGGTTTGAGCTCCATTGATGAACAAAAACTTGGAGCTGCAGATTTGGTGTATCATGTTAATGGAAAGATCAATCCAAGTTATTTGACGAGAGATTTGAGGATATTAGATGGTTTTGATGATGAATATGGGGGTGTTATTGTTGATTCCGAGAGATTACCAGCTAATCCTAATGTTTTTGCTTCCATGCTTCGTTTTTCTGTTTCTCATTGGAAGGCTAAG GAAAAGAAGGGAATTTGGCTTAAGTTGCCGGTGGAAAAATCAGATCTTGTACCAGTTGCAGTCAAG CAAGGATTTGAATATCACCATGCAGAGAAAGGGTATGTAATGTTGACATATTGGCTGCCTGAAGGACCTAGCATGCTACCTGCTAATGCTTCACATCAAGTAGGGGTTGGTGGATTTGTAGTTAATGATAAAAATGAG TCAGAGGAGATTTATGCAGGAGCAGTAAGAGAAGTCAAGGAAGAAACAGGG ATTGATACTGAGTTTCTGGAAGTAGTAGCATTCAG GCATGTTCATAATGTGGCCTTTGAAAAATCAGATTTGTTCTTCATCTGCATGTTGAAGCCTCTATCAACTCGGATTATTGTCGATGTTCATGAAATTCAAGCAGCCAAG GGATGTGTGATTACTAATTTGGGATACCAATGCATGCAGTGGATGCCACTAATTGAGTTTGTGGAGAATTTATCCAACAAGATTCTATGTTTAAGAAAGTGA
- the LOC107932303 gene encoding nudix hydrolase 8 isoform X2: MECSCSSLLSSNSMETIYSTQFSSFKPLFDLKSIPKLTSFKGISAKASYDTCVRKKGLSSIDEQKLGAADLVYHVNGKINPSYLTRDLRILDGFDDEYGGVIVDSERLPANPNVFASMLRFSVSHWKAKEKKGIWLKLPVEKSDLVPVAVKQGFEYHHAEKGYVMLTYWLPEGPSMLPANASHQVGVGGFVVNDKNEVLVVQEKHCAPSFVGLWKIPTGFIDESEEIYAGAVREVKEETGIDTEFLEVVAFRHVHNVAFEKSDLFFICMLKPLSTRIIVDVHEIQAAKWMPLIEFVENLSNKILCLRK; the protein is encoded by the exons ATGGAGTGTAGCTGCAGCAGCCTTTTGAGTTCAAACTCCATGGAAACCATATATTCAACCCAGTTTTCAAGTTTCAAGCCATTGTTTGATCTTAAATCCATCCCAAAGTTGACTTCTTTCAAAg GCATATCTGCAAAGGCTTCTTATGATACATGTGTGCGAAAGAAAGGTTTGAGCTCCATTGATGAACAAAAACTTGGAGCTGCAGATTTGGTGTATCATGTTAATGGAAAGATCAATCCAAGTTATTTGACGAGAGATTTGAGGATATTAGATGGTTTTGATGATGAATATGGGGGTGTTATTGTTGATTCCGAGAGATTACCAGCTAATCCTAATGTTTTTGCTTCCATGCTTCGTTTTTCTGTTTCTCATTGGAAGGCTAAG GAAAAGAAGGGAATTTGGCTTAAGTTGCCGGTGGAAAAATCAGATCTTGTACCAGTTGCAGTCAAG CAAGGATTTGAATATCACCATGCAGAGAAAGGGTATGTAATGTTGACATATTGGCTGCCTGAAGGACCTAGCATGCTACCTGCTAATGCTTCACATCAAGTAGGGGTTGGTGGATTTGTAGTTAATGATAAAAATGAG GTCCTTGTTGTTCAAGAGAAACACTGCGCTCCATCATTTGTTGGCCTTTGGAAAATACCGACAGGTTTCATAGACGAG TCAGAGGAGATTTATGCAGGAGCAGTAAGAGAAGTCAAGGAAGAAACAGGG ATTGATACTGAGTTTCTGGAAGTAGTAGCATTCAG GCATGTTCATAATGTGGCCTTTGAAAAATCAGATTTGTTCTTCATCTGCATGTTGAAGCCTCTATCAACTCGGATTATTGTCGATGTTCATGAAATTCAAGCAGCCAAG TGGATGCCACTAATTGAGTTTGTGGAGAATTTATCCAACAAGATTCTATGTTTAAGAAAGTGA
- the LOC107932303 gene encoding nudix hydrolase 8 isoform X9 produces the protein MECSCSSLLSSNSMETIYSTQFSSFKPLFDLKSIPKLTSFKGISAKASYDTCVRKKGLSSIDEQKLGAADLVYHVNGKINPSYLTRDLRILDGFDDEYGGVIVDSERLPANPNVFASMLRFSVSHWKAKEKKGIWLKLPVEKSDLVPVAVKSEEIYAGAVREVKEETGIDTEFLEVVAFRHVHNVAFEKSDLFFICMLKPLSTRIIVDVHEIQAAKWMPLIEFVENLSNKILCLRK, from the exons ATGGAGTGTAGCTGCAGCAGCCTTTTGAGTTCAAACTCCATGGAAACCATATATTCAACCCAGTTTTCAAGTTTCAAGCCATTGTTTGATCTTAAATCCATCCCAAAGTTGACTTCTTTCAAAg GCATATCTGCAAAGGCTTCTTATGATACATGTGTGCGAAAGAAAGGTTTGAGCTCCATTGATGAACAAAAACTTGGAGCTGCAGATTTGGTGTATCATGTTAATGGAAAGATCAATCCAAGTTATTTGACGAGAGATTTGAGGATATTAGATGGTTTTGATGATGAATATGGGGGTGTTATTGTTGATTCCGAGAGATTACCAGCTAATCCTAATGTTTTTGCTTCCATGCTTCGTTTTTCTGTTTCTCATTGGAAGGCTAAG GAAAAGAAGGGAATTTGGCTTAAGTTGCCGGTGGAAAAATCAGATCTTGTACCAGTTGCAGTCAAG TCAGAGGAGATTTATGCAGGAGCAGTAAGAGAAGTCAAGGAAGAAACAGGG ATTGATACTGAGTTTCTGGAAGTAGTAGCATTCAG GCATGTTCATAATGTGGCCTTTGAAAAATCAGATTTGTTCTTCATCTGCATGTTGAAGCCTCTATCAACTCGGATTATTGTCGATGTTCATGAAATTCAAGCAGCCAAG TGGATGCCACTAATTGAGTTTGTGGAGAATTTATCCAACAAGATTCTATGTTTAAGAAAGTGA
- the LOC107932303 gene encoding nudix hydrolase 8 isoform X6: MECSCSSLLSSNSMETIYSTQFSSFKPLFDLKSIPKLTSFKGISAKASYDTCVRKKGLSSIDEQKLGAADLVYHVNGKINPSYLTRDLRILDGFDDEYGGVIVDSERLPANPNVFASMLRFSVSHWKAKEKKGIWLKLPVEKSDLVPVAVKQGFEYHHAEKGYVMLTYWLPEGPSMLPANASHQVGVGGFVVNDKNEVLVVQEKHCAPSFVGLWKIPTGFIDESEEIYAGAVREVKEETGIDTEFLEVVAFRFVLHLHVEASINSDYCRCS; this comes from the exons ATGGAGTGTAGCTGCAGCAGCCTTTTGAGTTCAAACTCCATGGAAACCATATATTCAACCCAGTTTTCAAGTTTCAAGCCATTGTTTGATCTTAAATCCATCCCAAAGTTGACTTCTTTCAAAg GCATATCTGCAAAGGCTTCTTATGATACATGTGTGCGAAAGAAAGGTTTGAGCTCCATTGATGAACAAAAACTTGGAGCTGCAGATTTGGTGTATCATGTTAATGGAAAGATCAATCCAAGTTATTTGACGAGAGATTTGAGGATATTAGATGGTTTTGATGATGAATATGGGGGTGTTATTGTTGATTCCGAGAGATTACCAGCTAATCCTAATGTTTTTGCTTCCATGCTTCGTTTTTCTGTTTCTCATTGGAAGGCTAAG GAAAAGAAGGGAATTTGGCTTAAGTTGCCGGTGGAAAAATCAGATCTTGTACCAGTTGCAGTCAAG CAAGGATTTGAATATCACCATGCAGAGAAAGGGTATGTAATGTTGACATATTGGCTGCCTGAAGGACCTAGCATGCTACCTGCTAATGCTTCACATCAAGTAGGGGTTGGTGGATTTGTAGTTAATGATAAAAATGAG GTCCTTGTTGTTCAAGAGAAACACTGCGCTCCATCATTTGTTGGCCTTTGGAAAATACCGACAGGTTTCATAGACGAG TCAGAGGAGATTTATGCAGGAGCAGTAAGAGAAGTCAAGGAAGAAACAGGG ATTGATACTGAGTTTCTGGAAGTAGTAGCATTCAG ATTTGTTCTTCATCTGCATGTTGAAGCCTCTATCAACTCGGATTATTGTCGATGTTCATGA
- the LOC107932303 gene encoding nudix hydrolase 8 isoform X8 — translation MECSCSSLLSSNSMETIYSTQFSSFKPLFDLKSIPKLTSFKGISAKASYDTCVRKKGLSSIDEQKLGAADLVYHVNGKINPSYLTRDLRILDGFDDEYGGVIVDSERLPANPNVFASMLRFSVSHWKAKEKKGIWLKLPVEKSDLVPVAVKQGFEYHHAEKGYVMLTYWLPEGPSMLPANASHQVGVGGFVVNDKNESEEIYAGAVREVKEETGIDTEFLEVVAFRFVLHLHVEASINSDYCRCS, via the exons ATGGAGTGTAGCTGCAGCAGCCTTTTGAGTTCAAACTCCATGGAAACCATATATTCAACCCAGTTTTCAAGTTTCAAGCCATTGTTTGATCTTAAATCCATCCCAAAGTTGACTTCTTTCAAAg GCATATCTGCAAAGGCTTCTTATGATACATGTGTGCGAAAGAAAGGTTTGAGCTCCATTGATGAACAAAAACTTGGAGCTGCAGATTTGGTGTATCATGTTAATGGAAAGATCAATCCAAGTTATTTGACGAGAGATTTGAGGATATTAGATGGTTTTGATGATGAATATGGGGGTGTTATTGTTGATTCCGAGAGATTACCAGCTAATCCTAATGTTTTTGCTTCCATGCTTCGTTTTTCTGTTTCTCATTGGAAGGCTAAG GAAAAGAAGGGAATTTGGCTTAAGTTGCCGGTGGAAAAATCAGATCTTGTACCAGTTGCAGTCAAG CAAGGATTTGAATATCACCATGCAGAGAAAGGGTATGTAATGTTGACATATTGGCTGCCTGAAGGACCTAGCATGCTACCTGCTAATGCTTCACATCAAGTAGGGGTTGGTGGATTTGTAGTTAATGATAAAAATGAG TCAGAGGAGATTTATGCAGGAGCAGTAAGAGAAGTCAAGGAAGAAACAGGG ATTGATACTGAGTTTCTGGAAGTAGTAGCATTCAG ATTTGTTCTTCATCTGCATGTTGAAGCCTCTATCAACTCGGATTATTGTCGATGTTCATGA